The Terriglobales bacterium genome contains a region encoding:
- a CDS encoding Spy/CpxP family protein refolding chaperone: protein MKIKLIVVLLATVFAMADRSFSEVTRFSSNAQPANAESDTLASVLDVPSATPRGPQDLLQEYEAAMRSITQQFSARLAVIAGAVHSGELTTEQAESISSEQYQQAQMQFDLLSALREILQQDIARAAAAPRVAPSATVQNEIVMVALPFSSLQLNPSIIEYLDLSSAQVTSIEQLMSDERRSLVPLMAQMQETREQLLSVTEQSQTKDDKEVKALAATQARNLSKLIVSNSRMRTKIYQLLSPTQQKKLDEFQRQ, encoded by the coding sequence TTGAAAATCAAACTTATTGTCGTGTTGTTGGCCACGGTGTTCGCGATGGCCGATCGATCATTCTCCGAGGTAACGCGATTCAGTTCCAATGCTCAACCGGCAAATGCCGAATCGGACACTCTCGCGAGCGTACTCGACGTTCCCTCGGCAACCCCGCGAGGACCTCAGGATCTGCTTCAAGAATATGAAGCAGCAATGCGCTCCATAACCCAGCAGTTTTCCGCGAGACTTGCGGTAATTGCCGGGGCCGTGCACAGCGGCGAGTTGACCACGGAGCAGGCGGAAAGCATCAGCTCGGAACAATACCAACAGGCGCAAATGCAGTTTGATTTGCTGAGCGCCTTGCGCGAGATATTGCAGCAGGACATTGCACGTGCAGCCGCAGCTCCTCGAGTTGCGCCCAGCGCGACCGTGCAAAACGAAATTGTCATGGTGGCACTTCCCTTTTCTTCCCTGCAGCTAAATCCCTCGATCATCGAATACCTTGATCTGAGCTCGGCGCAGGTTACATCCATAGAACAATTAATGTCGGACGAACGCCGCAGTCTTGTGCCGTTGATGGCGCAAATGCAGGAAACCAGGGAGCAACTGCTCAGCGTTACGGAGCAGAGCCAGACGAAAGACGACAAGGAAGTAAAAGCGTTGGCCGCCACGCAGGCCCGTAATCTGTCGAAACTCATCGTTTCCAATTCCCGAATGCGGACAAAGATCTATCAGCTACTCAGTCCGACGCAACAAAAGAAGCTGGACGAATTTCAACGGCAATAG